One window from the genome of Oceanisphaera sp. IT1-181 encodes:
- a CDS encoding amino acid aminotransferase — MFEKVTAAPADPILGLTDTFRNDPRAHKINLGVGIYKDEAGQTPVLRCVKKAEARLVAEETTKNYLSIEGVHAYADVVQKLLFGANAAIINEQRARTAQSPGGTGALRIAGEFIARQLDTNTIWISNPTWANHRAVFTASGLEVKEYGYYDADAKDLDFDAMLADLAQAKAGDVVLLHGCCHNPTGIDPTPAQWDQLAKLSAEKGWLPLFDFAYQGFGKGIDEDAYGLRVFAELNKELLIASSFSKNFGMYNERVGAFTLVAKDADTANTSFSQVKSIIRAIYSNPPAHGANVIAMIAEDKELYADWLVELAEMRERIQEMRTLFVEKLASRGVNKDFSFIARQNGMFSFSGLTKEQVARLNDEFAIYIVGSGRISVAGITKNNIDALCDGIAAVI, encoded by the coding sequence ATGTTTGAGAAGGTCACTGCTGCACCGGCCGACCCTATTTTGGGCCTCACCGACACTTTCCGTAACGATCCTCGAGCCCATAAAATTAACTTGGGCGTGGGCATTTATAAAGACGAAGCGGGTCAAACGCCGGTATTGCGTTGCGTCAAAAAAGCCGAAGCCCGTTTAGTTGCCGAAGAAACCACTAAAAACTACCTCAGCATTGAAGGTGTACACGCCTACGCCGACGTAGTACAAAAGCTGTTATTTGGTGCCAATGCCGCCATTATTAACGAGCAGCGCGCGCGTACCGCACAATCACCCGGTGGCACAGGCGCGTTGCGCATTGCCGGTGAGTTTATCGCCCGCCAGCTCGACACCAATACTATCTGGATTTCTAACCCTACTTGGGCCAACCACAGAGCCGTATTTACGGCTTCAGGTCTTGAGGTAAAAGAGTACGGTTACTACGATGCCGACGCCAAAGATCTCGACTTTGATGCCATGCTGGCAGATTTGGCCCAGGCCAAAGCCGGTGATGTGGTGTTGCTGCACGGCTGCTGCCATAACCCCACCGGCATCGACCCGACTCCGGCGCAGTGGGATCAATTAGCAAAATTGTCCGCCGAAAAAGGCTGGTTGCCGCTGTTTGATTTCGCCTACCAAGGTTTTGGTAAAGGCATAGACGAAGATGCCTACGGTTTGCGGGTATTTGCCGAGCTCAATAAAGAATTACTGATTGCCAGCTCGTTTTCCAAAAACTTTGGCATGTACAACGAGCGCGTGGGTGCGTTCACCTTAGTCGCTAAAGACGCAGACACAGCTAACACCTCATTTAGCCAAGTGAAAAGCATTATTCGCGCTATCTACTCTAATCCACCGGCCCACGGCGCCAACGTGATTGCGATGATCGCCGAAGACAAAGAATTGTATGCCGACTGGTTAGTAGAGCTGGCCGAGATGCGCGAGCGCATCCAAGAAATGCGTACTTTGTTCGTCGAGAAATTGGCCAGCCGCGGCGTAAATAAAGACTTTAGCTTTATTGCTCGCCAAAACGGCATGTTCTCTTTCTCTGGCTTAACCAAAGAGCAAGTAGCCCGCCTTAACGACGAATTCGCCATTTATATCGTAGGCTCAGGCCGCATCAGTGTGGCCGGCATTACCAAAAACAACATAGACGCCCTGTGCGACGGTATTGCCGCCGTTATCTAA
- a CDS encoding paraquat-inducible protein A, with product MTPDVPLVDIAPPQHIQPSAHSAPFKVSRRRLRVCHECDLLLALPRLKNGEKAECPRCQHTLVRRRTNPAERSLALALATLVTLALSVAFPFLSFNISGIGNGIALTDTASALMNLHYPLVALSVLLTVIILPCLYLCSLVWLCVGITQKKLLPRSHRIARTLGYMTPWMMADVFVIGTLVSLIKIIGMAEIELGLSFWTFCAYALLLVFTTQSVDRDWLWQHLDPEPKAPSQVQAGFSASLQGLAGCHTCGLVNRVPSSGKALCQRCAEPLHPYRGVNNQASLALLFASILMYLPANLYPIMVTTSLGDTQASTILGGVLMFFQHGDWPIAIIILTASVLVPVCKMLALLWLCYIVRQPKSVLSPLNRNKLYRITEFIGRWSMVDVFVVAILVALIRNGSLMSVEPGAAALSFTAVVILTMLAAILFDPRSIWLHTAPEQVQPSPHAHSRHAISSTSKEEPHV from the coding sequence ATGACTCCGGACGTTCCATTGGTTGATATTGCACCGCCTCAACATATTCAGCCCTCTGCTCACAGTGCGCCGTTTAAGGTGTCGCGGCGGCGACTGCGCGTGTGCCACGAGTGCGACTTATTATTGGCGCTGCCGCGGTTAAAAAACGGCGAAAAAGCCGAGTGCCCTCGCTGCCAGCACACCTTAGTACGCCGGCGCACCAATCCGGCGGAGCGCAGCCTCGCCTTGGCGCTGGCTACCTTGGTCACCTTAGCACTGTCGGTGGCCTTTCCGTTTTTAAGTTTTAATATCAGCGGTATCGGTAATGGCATTGCCCTCACCGATACCGCCTCGGCACTGATGAATCTGCACTATCCGCTGGTGGCGTTAAGCGTGCTATTAACGGTGATCATACTGCCCTGCTTATACCTATGTAGCTTGGTGTGGTTGTGCGTGGGCATAACACAAAAAAAACTGTTGCCCAGAAGCCACCGTATCGCCCGTACTTTGGGTTACATGACGCCGTGGATGATGGCAGACGTGTTTGTGATTGGCACTCTGGTGAGCTTAATTAAAATCATCGGCATGGCCGAGATTGAGCTGGGGCTGTCATTTTGGACCTTTTGTGCCTACGCCCTATTGCTGGTATTTACCACGCAATCCGTAGACCGCGACTGGCTGTGGCAACACCTAGATCCTGAGCCAAAAGCGCCAAGCCAGGTACAAGCTGGCTTTTCAGCATCTTTGCAAGGCTTAGCCGGTTGTCATACCTGTGGGCTGGTTAACCGCGTGCCCAGTTCGGGCAAAGCCCTGTGTCAGCGGTGTGCCGAGCCCTTGCACCCTTATCGCGGCGTCAACAATCAGGCAAGTCTGGCGTTATTGTTCGCATCTATATTGATGTATTTACCTGCCAATCTGTACCCCATTATGGTGACCACCTCACTGGGTGACACCCAAGCCTCGACTATTTTGGGCGGCGTGCTGATGTTTTTTCAACACGGTGATTGGCCCATCGCCATTATTATTTTAACCGCCAGTGTGCTGGTCCCTGTTTGTAAAATGCTGGCCCTGTTGTGGCTCTGCTATATAGTGCGCCAACCTAAATCTGTGCTTAGCCCCTTGAATCGCAATAAATTGTATCGCATTACCGAATTTATTGGCCGTTGGTCGATGGTGGATGTGTTTGTGGTGGCCATTTTAGTGGCCTTGATCCGCAACGGTTCGTTAATGTCCGTGGAGCCCGGCGCGGCCGCGCTCTCGTTTACCGCCGTGGTTATCCTCACTATGTTAGCGGCCATTTTATTTGACCCGCGCAGCATTTGGTTGCACACCGCACCTGAACAAGTCCAACCTTCGCCTCACGCTCACTCAAGGCACGCTATTTCATCTACCAGCAAGGAAGAACCTCATGTCTGA
- the pqiB gene encoding intermembrane transport protein PqiB, translating into MSEPQLARRKLQRSLSPVWIVPIVAILIGAWMIYDNLSRLGPSITLIMDNAEGIEAGKTLIKTRNVEMGKVEKVSLSDDLSHAEIVARMSPQAAKMLNQETQFWVVKPRIGREGVSGLGTVLSGAFIQLLPGNSEIEIDTFQVLDQPPVAPPDAPGLRINLTSQIGNSVSTGDPVSYQGFTVGRVESSQFDPVTREMSHRLFIQSPYEGLVTNNSRFWTASGLDIRLDSQGFKVNVGSLEALVSGGITFGVPSNMKKGNQAKENSSFVLFNDEDSAKEGHYRDYLEYVLLVDDTVRGLSDNAPVEYRGVRIGTVVSVPWNFSAPQPDSLSRFAIPILIRIEPQRFDDSGTEIDIADWKQRLEGMFGHGLRASLKAGNLLTGALFVDLNFYKDAPPFQHMTFVEKPVFPTTSGGFAQIEQKVSNLLDKLNNLEIEPILSTLNTTLASTEQTMRKVNDIAASVDKLLTDPATSQLPANVNTTMRQLRDTLQGFAPDSQGYNELTQTLSRLEKLMRDLQPVVRTLSDQPNALIFKKKLSQDPQPRAKP; encoded by the coding sequence ATGTCTGAACCCCAGCTCGCGCGGCGAAAGCTGCAGCGCTCATTATCTCCGGTCTGGATAGTGCCTATCGTGGCCATACTCATTGGCGCTTGGATGATTTACGACAACCTCAGCCGACTCGGCCCCTCTATTACGCTGATCATGGACAATGCTGAGGGCATAGAAGCAGGCAAAACCCTGATCAAGACGCGTAACGTAGAAATGGGTAAGGTCGAAAAAGTCAGTTTGTCTGACGACTTAAGCCATGCGGAGATTGTGGCCCGCATGAGCCCGCAAGCCGCCAAGATGCTGAACCAAGAAACTCAGTTTTGGGTGGTGAAACCCCGCATCGGCCGTGAAGGCGTCAGCGGTTTAGGCACTGTATTGTCCGGTGCCTTTATTCAGCTGTTACCGGGCAACAGTGAGATCGAAATAGACACCTTTCAGGTATTAGATCAGCCGCCGGTTGCCCCACCCGATGCCCCGGGTTTGCGGATCAACCTTACTAGTCAGATCGGTAATTCGGTATCTACCGGCGATCCGGTGAGCTATCAAGGCTTTACCGTAGGCCGCGTTGAAAGCAGCCAGTTTGATCCCGTCACCCGCGAGATGAGCCATCGCCTGTTTATACAATCGCCCTATGAAGGGCTCGTCACCAATAACAGCCGCTTTTGGACCGCCTCAGGCTTAGACATTCGCTTGGATTCTCAAGGCTTTAAAGTCAATGTGGGTTCATTAGAAGCCTTAGTAAGTGGCGGCATTACCTTTGGCGTACCCAGCAATATGAAAAAGGGCAATCAAGCGAAAGAGAACAGCAGCTTCGTACTGTTTAATGATGAAGACAGCGCCAAAGAAGGCCACTACCGCGACTACCTAGAATACGTACTGCTGGTGGACGATACGGTGCGCGGTTTAAGCGACAATGCCCCCGTAGAATATCGCGGCGTGCGCATTGGCACCGTGGTCAGCGTGCCTTGGAACTTCAGTGCCCCGCAGCCGGATTCATTAAGCCGCTTTGCCATTCCGATTTTGATCCGCATTGAGCCGCAGCGCTTTGACGACTCAGGCACAGAGATAGACATAGCAGATTGGAAGCAACGTCTGGAAGGCATGTTTGGCCATGGCCTGCGCGCTTCACTCAAAGCGGGTAACCTGCTCACGGGCGCCTTATTTGTGGACCTTAACTTCTATAAAGATGCACCGCCGTTTCAACACATGACCTTTGTTGAAAAGCCGGTGTTCCCCACCACCTCTGGTGGCTTTGCGCAAATTGAGCAAAAAGTGTCTAACTTGTTGGATAAACTTAATAACTTAGAAATTGAGCCCATCTTGAGCACCTTAAACACCACGCTGGCCAGCACCGAGCAAACCATGCGCAAGGTGAACGACATTGCCGCCTCGGTAGATAAGCTGCTCACGGATCCAGCCACATCACAGCTTCCCGCCAACGTGAACACCACCATGCGCCAGTTACGCGATACCTTGCAAGGCTTTGCGCCTGACTCTCAGGGCTATAACGAGCTGACGCAAACGCTGTCTCGCCTTGAAAAACTAATGCGCGATCTGCAGCCTGTGGTGCGCACCTTAAGTGATCAGCCCAATGCGCTCATCTTTAAGAAGAAATTATCACAAGACCCACAACCGAGGGCCAAACCATGA
- a CDS encoding membrane integrity-associated transporter subunit PqiC codes for MIHRNKIAAQSKPRRLTSLMAASLLGVTLMGLAGCAGPVSGPTTYLLPSSTMALTANQQLGYQQYDKRLAVIVAPLRIAEHLDNEGIVMQLNDIEVYQARQHLWAESIGQQLQQQLQQRLALALPNAQIISKGQPVQAGVPVRELRLQVNRFQGQQSGDALAEGQWQLLDGSGQLLKQRSFSVTAPLADNGYPALVRALGQAWQQQADALAKELASSQR; via the coding sequence ATGATTCACAGGAATAAAATAGCAGCACAGAGCAAGCCGCGCCGCCTAACCAGCCTAATGGCCGCAAGCCTGCTCGGCGTTACCTTAATGGGGCTGGCGGGCTGCGCCGGCCCTGTGAGTGGCCCCACTACCTATCTGTTGCCCTCAAGCACCATGGCGCTCACTGCTAATCAGCAACTTGGTTATCAGCAATATGACAAGCGATTAGCCGTGATAGTGGCGCCGCTGCGCATTGCCGAGCACTTAGACAATGAAGGCATAGTGATGCAGCTCAACGACATTGAGGTGTATCAAGCACGGCAACATTTATGGGCTGAAAGCATTGGCCAACAGCTACAACAACAGCTGCAACAACGCCTCGCCCTCGCCCTGCCTAACGCGCAAATCATCAGTAAAGGCCAACCCGTGCAAGCGGGTGTGCCAGTGCGCGAGTTACGCCTACAAGTGAACCGTTTTCAAGGGCAACAAAGCGGAGATGCACTGGCCGAGGGCCAATGGCAGTTATTGGATGGCAGCGGCCAACTGCTTAAACAGCGCAGCTTTAGCGTAACCGCCCCCTTAGCCGATAACGGCTACCCCGCCCTAGTGCGCGCCCTTGGTCAGGCCTGGCAACAACAAGCAGATGCGTTAGCAAAAGAGCTAGCCTCAAGCCAGCGCTAG
- a CDS encoding REP-associated tyrosine transposase produces the protein MTYQDALAGRVSLPQQIYHITLCTYQRQPVFTCFATGRLIAHQLKDAQAQRHALSLAWVIMPDHLHWLMQLEETCSLDQVLKRLKARSAQAVNRHLNRTGPLWQTGFHEHALRKEEDIKQIARYIIANPLRAKLVTKIGDYPLWDAVWL, from the coding sequence ATGACTTATCAAGATGCATTAGCAGGCAGAGTCTCTTTGCCGCAGCAAATTTATCATATTACGCTGTGCACTTATCAACGCCAGCCCGTGTTTACCTGTTTTGCTACAGGCCGCCTTATCGCCCATCAACTTAAAGACGCACAAGCGCAACGCCATGCGTTATCACTGGCGTGGGTCATCATGCCCGATCATCTGCACTGGTTAATGCAATTAGAAGAGACCTGCTCATTGGATCAGGTATTAAAACGGCTAAAAGCGCGCTCGGCGCAGGCGGTGAATCGGCATTTAAACCGCACCGGCCCGCTGTGGCAAACGGGGTTTCATGAACATGCACTGCGAAAAGAAGAAGACATCAAGCAGATAGCGCGTTACATCATCGCTAACCCGCTACGCGCAAAGCTGGTGACAAAAATAGGGGATTATCCCTTATGGGACGCCGTTTGGTTATGA
- a CDS encoding DUF6701 domain-containing protein, which translates to MKYLKFLLLVSLVWSAFSQAQTIKDVFPYTVQSHSEDGTISMNSHAKITGVGNTNNPGEVNFNNQGQQKISDNTCYGQQCIIPVNFNKTSTVNFASVREKIGITIKEGGGVTVDNKENYGLEEKTIHIINGDLDIKNGGTFGDKTNGSLVFVNGDVDIEGQFYGYLYSTGTVLVQTPGQNLCGAVSSKHLDMKGNAVISGCSYNFDWFGEEDKEEITLQANDTVGYVFGEDENAAKIIIESTDVSTDKQKIFKVNYGDGYIFYKEVGKTGDYIELKNNSDITLPLNKPLYIKYDLAGPLNLTLTPQIAGQTAPSLNANLNFVPYKIEVQSVSGCPVYPGSFKYEAHSSCPVLAKAGEESKVEPSFITYGFFNTEATKQSSKLLGYTFDREDALKINGSVRSSGGMSNFTQVGLITASVTAYCALDNGGCGNKLTKGSSAIVGRTVPDSLFIQGVPGVITDGIAYRGKPNGFMINPEFIVNGCAVGQAGTLCDLPSYSGEFAKGLMLNKNLQLSVVNDSDNELTIDNLDAGKVDLDKSDFIDTPGTHTIELTDELKLLFAKVKAVPAQKIQQELKLNISITEDAISSNPSKPLSGSTKVKLADNAWLRFGYLHLADIELPINTDGHITGKLYYFDSGKHAVLDEDHFSFAGDVANNATITATAIKPHDATPPTLAIDNDGLEIDGISVAEYPQAATFDVALEVLKWLQPYNGARLALPTANLRFMLEMRMRANDRVFNRRAAVR; encoded by the coding sequence ATGAAGTATTTAAAATTTTTATTGTTGGTTTCTTTAGTTTGGAGCGCATTTAGTCAGGCTCAGACCATCAAAGATGTTTTTCCCTATACAGTGCAAAGCCATTCCGAAGATGGGACAATTTCCATGAACTCTCATGCAAAAATCACTGGTGTAGGTAATACAAATAACCCTGGGGAAGTGAACTTTAATAATCAAGGCCAACAGAAGATAAGTGATAATACATGTTACGGACAACAATGTATTATACCCGTCAACTTCAATAAAACATCTACTGTTAATTTTGCTTCTGTTAGGGAAAAAATAGGCATCACTATTAAAGAGGGTGGTGGTGTTACAGTTGATAATAAAGAAAACTATGGGTTGGAAGAAAAGACTATCCATATCATAAATGGTGATTTAGATATCAAAAATGGTGGGACGTTCGGAGATAAAACTAATGGCTCGCTAGTGTTTGTTAATGGCGATGTTGACATAGAAGGTCAATTTTATGGTTATCTCTATTCAACAGGCACGGTACTTGTACAGACGCCAGGTCAAAACCTGTGCGGTGCAGTTAGTAGCAAGCATCTTGACATGAAAGGTAACGCTGTTATTAGCGGTTGTTCATATAACTTCGATTGGTTTGGTGAAGAAGATAAAGAAGAAATCACACTGCAAGCGAACGATACAGTGGGCTATGTATTTGGCGAAGATGAAAACGCGGCAAAAATAATCATTGAAAGTACAGATGTCTCTACCGACAAACAAAAAATATTTAAGGTAAATTATGGCGATGGATATATCTTCTATAAAGAGGTTGGTAAAACAGGCGACTATATAGAGTTAAAAAACAATAGCGACATTACTCTGCCGCTGAACAAGCCACTTTATATTAAATATGATCTTGCAGGCCCGCTTAACTTGACGCTAACTCCTCAGATAGCAGGTCAAACCGCTCCCTCTCTGAACGCTAACCTAAATTTTGTGCCTTATAAGATCGAGGTACAGTCTGTGTCTGGCTGCCCAGTATACCCAGGCTCATTTAAATATGAGGCACACTCAAGCTGCCCCGTATTGGCTAAGGCTGGAGAGGAAAGTAAAGTCGAACCGAGCTTCATCACCTATGGTTTTTTTAATACAGAGGCAACTAAACAATCAAGTAAACTTTTAGGTTATACATTTGACCGAGAAGATGCATTAAAAATTAATGGAAGTGTTCGTTCTTCTGGTGGAATGTCTAACTTTACTCAAGTCGGCTTGATTACTGCTTCTGTTACTGCATATTGTGCTCTTGATAACGGTGGCTGTGGAAATAAATTAACAAAGGGCTCTAGTGCTATTGTTGGCCGTACCGTGCCGGACAGTTTATTCATTCAAGGCGTTCCGGGAGTGATAACAGATGGTATTGCTTATCGGGGTAAGCCTAATGGATTTATGATAAATCCTGAATTTATCGTTAATGGCTGTGCCGTTGGCCAAGCAGGTACACTATGTGACTTACCCAGTTACAGTGGTGAATTTGCCAAAGGTTTGATGCTAAATAAAAATTTGCAATTGTCTGTGGTAAACGATAGTGATAATGAGTTAACCATTGATAACCTAGATGCCGGTAAGGTTGATTTAGATAAATCTGACTTTATAGATACGCCAGGTACTCATACTATTGAGCTTACAGATGAACTAAAATTGCTGTTCGCTAAAGTAAAAGCCGTACCGGCACAAAAAATACAGCAGGAATTAAAACTAAATATTAGCATTACTGAAGATGCGATAAGCTCTAACCCTAGTAAGCCATTATCTGGCAGTACCAAAGTGAAGTTAGCAGACAATGCCTGGCTGCGCTTTGGTTATTTGCATTTAGCAGATATCGAGCTGCCGATAAATACCGATGGCCATATCACAGGCAAGCTGTATTACTTCGATAGTGGCAAGCATGCGGTACTTGACGAGGATCACTTTAGTTTTGCCGGTGATGTTGCGAATAATGCCACAATTACTGCAACTGCGATCAAGCCCCATGATGCGACACCTCCCACGTTGGCCATAGACAATGATGGCTTGGAGATTGACGGCATCAGCGTGGCGGAATATCCACAGGCTGCCACATTCGATGTGGCGCTGGAAGTGCTCAAATGGCTGCAACCTTATAATGGTGCCCGCTTGGCTCTGCCGACTGCGAATTTGAGATTCATGTTAGAGATGAGGATGCGCGCTAACGATCGGGTGTTTAACCGCCGTGCCGCGGTGCGTTAA
- a CDS encoding type II secretion system protein has product MRARGFTLLELVIVIVLIGISAIFSTRFIADMAHSYVSTAERAQALAGARFAMERMKRELSLAYSPSVYISDDSNGQCVSFVPVLAAGSYDGLVKNKMAQFIIPLTQQENIITDVNIAVRADSGASVWQDYPDTLPVNVAKLKNQTTKQSRLTFGNAFADTVSFDKEGMGKRYTLLQPRQVRFCLQGSELYRAEKTEATWSRNDLMLSKLSTDSKFKPYNERLQLLVMSLSLKTQDGNLVLPNQFQVAYGP; this is encoded by the coding sequence ATGAGGGCCCGTGGTTTTACCTTATTAGAGCTGGTGATTGTGATTGTGCTGATTGGTATTAGCGCCATCTTTAGCACCCGTTTTATTGCCGATATGGCCCACAGTTATGTGAGTACCGCCGAGCGCGCCCAAGCCTTAGCCGGTGCCCGCTTTGCCATGGAGCGCATGAAGCGCGAGCTCAGTTTGGCGTACAGCCCCAGTGTCTATATCAGTGATGATAGTAATGGCCAATGTGTGTCTTTTGTGCCGGTATTGGCCGCCGGCAGTTATGATGGTTTAGTGAAAAATAAAATGGCACAGTTTATTATTCCGCTGACCCAGCAAGAAAATATTATTACAGATGTGAATATCGCGGTACGTGCCGACAGTGGTGCCAGCGTGTGGCAAGATTATCCGGACACCTTGCCAGTTAATGTGGCCAAGCTTAAAAATCAAACCACTAAGCAGTCTCGCTTGACGTTTGGCAATGCATTTGCTGATACCGTTAGTTTTGATAAAGAAGGCATGGGCAAGCGCTATACGCTACTGCAGCCAAGGCAAGTGCGTTTTTGTTTGCAAGGTAGTGAGTTGTATCGAGCCGAAAAAACGGAGGCAACATGGTCGCGCAACGATTTGATGTTGAGCAAACTTAGCACCGATAGCAAATTTAAACCTTATAACGAACGGTTGCAGCTATTGGTGATGTCTTTGTCACTCAAAACCCAAGACGGTAACTTGGTATTACCCAACCAGTTTCAGGTGGCTTATGGACCTTAA
- a CDS encoding prepilin-type cleavage/methylation-like protein — MSPSRYYFSRGVSLIEFVLGLTILAIVLVGVGLFFASQPRQLDPVFQFRAASLAEALAEQVWSVKYDTNNDPNLQTRCGVTPDVDCKNVHQASTTNIKDFFVLDDFQKWCDNGENGALGAIDGETLASDLGMYAPELYSRFSVTTCVKLPPPLNPGYDKTDPDLFIKKITMIISIDSSDTLSFELHRYNLR, encoded by the coding sequence ATGTCCCCTAGCCGTTATTATTTCAGCCGTGGCGTTAGCCTCATTGAGTTTGTATTGGGCCTGACCATATTGGCGATTGTGTTGGTAGGAGTAGGGCTGTTTTTTGCCAGCCAACCTCGGCAATTAGATCCGGTATTTCAGTTTAGAGCCGCATCCTTAGCCGAAGCGCTCGCCGAACAAGTCTGGTCAGTAAAATACGACACTAATAATGACCCCAACCTGCAAACCCGCTGTGGTGTAACCCCAGACGTAGATTGTAAAAATGTGCACCAAGCCAGTACCACCAATATTAAAGACTTTTTTGTGCTGGACGATTTTCAGAAATGGTGTGATAACGGCGAGAACGGGGCATTAGGTGCTATAGATGGGGAAACACTCGCCAGCGATCTTGGGATGTATGCACCTGAACTGTATTCGCGGTTTAGTGTAACCACCTGTGTCAAGCTGCCCCCCCCCTTAAATCCAGGTTACGATAAAACAGATCCAGACCTTTTTATAAAAAAAATCACCATGATTATCTCAATTGATAGCAGTGACACCCTGAGTTTTGAGCTACACAGGTATAACCTCCGATGA
- a CDS encoding type II secretion system protein has protein sequence MNHTPSPLHNLAYPNRQFKSLGFTLIEMILVLVLVGILGAVVAPRLAINSQFEERLQADNLVGLLRQAQLRAMNDPEALDSSSGSTRCGRVAITNSGFSLAKDCNTAELLSDSELKTAEQQGLFLGKKDLNIKLKSPSSTYRALVVQFGLPPASGTDYLSEQSYLGRPHIIPQNNGNVIALTELGALDITIDSKIVRIEPEGYIHVP, from the coding sequence TTGAACCACACTCCATCGCCATTACATAACCTCGCTTACCCTAACAGGCAATTTAAGTCGTTGGGCTTTACCCTGATCGAGATGATATTAGTGCTGGTACTGGTGGGTATTCTAGGTGCCGTAGTCGCGCCGCGGTTAGCGATTAACAGTCAGTTTGAAGAGCGCCTGCAAGCAGATAACCTAGTGGGCTTATTGCGCCAAGCACAGCTCAGGGCCATGAACGACCCTGAGGCGTTAGATAGCAGCAGTGGCAGCACGCGTTGTGGTCGGGTGGCAATAACGAATAGTGGTTTCTCGCTTGCTAAAGATTGTAATACGGCAGAGTTATTGAGTGATAGCGAGCTGAAAACCGCCGAGCAGCAAGGGCTATTTTTAGGTAAAAAAGACCTCAACATCAAACTAAAATCACCGTCTTCAACCTATCGCGCTTTGGTGGTGCAATTTGGTCTACCACCGGCCAGCGGCACCGATTATTTGAGTGAACAGAGTTATCTCGGTCGTCCTCATATCATTCCTCAGAATAATGGTAATGTAATTGCGCTTACAGAATTGGGCGCACTGGATATTACGATAGATTCCAAAATAGTGCGCATCGAACCCGAGGGCTATATTCATGTCCCCTAG
- a CDS encoding type II secretion system protein, with protein sequence MRKSAGFTLIELVIVIVILGILGAVAAPKFLNLQGDAYKANINALKSSIQSAANLAHTKAILLGQDKGSAAAVDIDGTNVAFYNGYPIATNTGILLMLQDHGSLSSSYTITPGTNVKPLILSPKNRDTSAATDNDKKCQVEYTQARAEATTGGGEDGNAAVTETKTATVTAFTKGC encoded by the coding sequence ATGAGAAAAAGCGCGGGTTTTACCCTGATTGAATTAGTGATAGTAATAGTTATTTTAGGCATATTAGGTGCCGTAGCTGCACCTAAGTTTTTGAATCTGCAAGGTGATGCTTATAAAGCTAACATTAACGCATTAAAAAGCTCAATCCAGTCTGCAGCAAATTTAGCCCATACTAAAGCTATTTTACTCGGTCAAGATAAAGGTTCAGCGGCTGCCGTAGATATCGATGGGACTAATGTTGCTTTTTACAATGGTTATCCTATTGCAACTAATACGGGTATCCTGCTTATGTTACAAGACCATGGGTCACTCTCATCTTCTTATACTATCACTCCAGGCACTAATGTTAAGCCATTAATACTCTCTCCGAAAAACCGTGATACATCAGCTGCAACGGATAATGATAAAAAATGTCAAGTGGAATATACACAGGCACGTGCAGAAGCAACTACGGGTGGTGGGGAAGATGGAAACGCCGCTGTTACTGAAACAAAAACAGCGACAGTGACAGCTTTCACTAAGGGTTGTTAA